From the genome of Malus domestica chromosome 04, GDT2T_hap1, one region includes:
- the LOC114824429 gene encoding cyclic phosphodiesterase-like, with product MGGLRAEFGGAQIEPHIPLAGSLRLTREAALANRSDLCLRAFVAKVDSVVTRVSYYHPVALVFHLPEEVEMETGVDFNLWNPPLPQMSLLYGHLTEEERKKHKKKFIFWMRALLP from the exons ATGGGGGGCCTCCGAGCTGAGTTTGGCGGTGCCCAGATCGAGCCCCACATCCCCCTTGCGGGTTCGCTCCGTCTGACGCGCGAGGCCGCGCTCGCCAATCGATCTGACCTATGTTTGCGTGCGTTTGTTGCTAAAGTCGATTCCGTGGTTACTAGGGTTTCCTATTACCATCCTGTTGCCCTCGTTTTTCATCTGCCCGAAGAGG TCGAGATGGAAACTGGTGTGGACTTCAATCTGTGGAATC CTCCATTGCCACAGATGAGTCTCCTCTATGGGCATCTGACAGAAGAAGAGAGGAAAAAGCACAAGAAAAAGTTTATATTTTGGATGAGAGCATTACTGCCTTGA
- the LOC114824527 gene encoding uncharacterized protein: MTDTFHGWPPDGGDSPNLGLKCSGPLPHTFFHQVLNAYTSRGLEYNVSKLGNYEVEVHGVKVKVSVVEDGRLIREKISELRGFLKSQVPVMGLDVKPGSSCAQMVLVCAGCRCLIVPGLKEAHEYYPWHGFVAERRVEELEHLLADDTIGFVGMRLKLKLSQTLHYRKFKIGADLGDLAAKVLQKPNLATWGLAELASEVGFDIKPVVGTSLGGTCVVPDWNATVFSDEQIKYAIHDVYACYLIGKKFLDML, encoded by the exons ATGACGGATACGTTTCATGGTTGGCCACCAGATGGAGGTGACTCACCAAATTTGGGCCTCAAGTGCAGCGGGCCCCTCCCCCACACATTTTTCCACCAGGTCTTGAATGCTTACACCTCCCGTGGGCTTGAGTATAACGTTAGCA AATTGGGTAACTATGAAGTTGAAGTTCATGGCGTTAAAGTGAAAGTGAGTGTGGTTGAAGATGGTCGTTTGATTCGTGAAAAAATATCAGAACTGCGGGGTTTCTTGAAATCCCAAGTCCCTGTTATGGGACTTGACGTTAAGCCAGGATCTTCGTGTGCCCAAATGGTGCTTGTTTGTGCCGGATGTCGTTGCTTGATCGTCCCAGGGCTAAAGGAAGCACATGAGTATTATCCTTGGCATGGTTTTGTAGCTGAACGTAGAGTAGAAGAACTTGAGCATCTTCTCGCTGATGACACTATAGGTTTTGTGGGCATGCGACTGAAATTAAAACTCTCCCAGACCCTTCATTATAGGAAGTTTAAGATAGGTGCAGACCTGGGTGATTTGGCAGCCAAGGTACTGCAGAAACCCAATCTCGCAACATGGGGATTAGCGGAGTTGGCAAGTGAAGTTGGTTTTGATATCAAGCCAGTTGTAGGCACATCCTTAGGTGGAACATGTGTTGTTCCTGATTGGAATGCCACAGTTTTCTCTGATGAACAGATCAAGTATGCAATTCAtgatgtttatgcttgctaccTTATTGGCAAGAAGTTTTTGGACATGCTTTAA